The following is a genomic window from Puniceicoccus vermicola.
GGGCGGGGCGGGGGTGCCGGGGCGGCATAAGGGCGTCCGAGACGCGCCGAAGAGTTGACCGGATTCCAGCCGGGGTTTCCGGGGAGTTGTCATGATTCTAGACCCGACGTCTTTTTGGTGTCGTTTCCTTGGCCTGTGTAAGTTCAAATCTTCGGGTCCTCGGCGAACCAAGTTGCATAAATATAAACTTCGTTGCTAGTGTCGTCTAACGCCTTCACCGATACCAGTAGCGATACGTTGGATACTTTTTCATCAACAAAATTAAAACTCTTGTCTGGTGGTGACCGATGGGCCTTCCACCATTTGGAAACACCATAAAATATGGGCTCATCCCCCCATATCTTCCTCCCGGCTGAAAAAGAGATTGGTCCAATTGTATCCTCCATTTCTTGGATCTCCTCAGGACTTGCCACAATGCGTAGAAAAATGCTTATGGAATTAGACCTTTCGGAGAAAAACATCTGCGAGTTTTTGATACTTTGGCCAGACATGCCCTGAGGAAAAATATCTCCCACCTTCGCCTCAAGGATGTCCATTATCTGACTCCCCCCTGATAAGGAATCCCCCGAGCCGATACATCCTCCCAATAAAAAAACGAGCGAAATAGCTAGAAGCGACCTCATATTTTTTCCCAAGGCCAAACATTGATCGCTCCTACACCAGTCGCTACCCCGTCTCCTCCATCCGCGTCAGGATCAATGGAATACTCCATGTCTTCCACAGACCATTTTATCGTGATGTGAAAATCTTGGTTTGGTTTCGAAGTGCTAGGAAGAGGAGCCGATTTTCCCAGTCTTCTTAGCGTTCTACCGAACCAATCGGCTAAATCACTATTCGGATGGTCTGCTTCGTGAGGATCGAATTTATCCAAAATCGCTGCGCTATTCCCAATTAATTTTACGCGACATTCCACTCTATCCACTTCGAACTTACCGTTCACCACAAACCGCACCTGGTTTAGCGTGGCCGCTAACAATTTGTTCCGCCTAATTTCAATAACTTTTCTGGCATTGTATGGACCCGAATCCTTGCTGCCTCGCCATGCATTCGATGCCTCTTTACTTAACAAATCCTGTGCAGCCGCTCGCACGTCCGGGTATTCTTTCATGTATTCGCCCCACACACCGTCATTCCTGGTAAAAGGAGCATTCCCGTTCCATGATTCCCAGTGATAATAGAGCGCAAACGCTACGTTCCAATCTCTTAGCTTCACTCCTACTGGTGTTACCCAAGGCGAAAACACCGGATATAGCCCCAACACATCCCATCGGCTCACCCCATCATTCCCAACAAACCCATACAGGTTCAATCCACCCCGTTCCCCGATGGGATCCCTAGACGCCCATTTCCCGGTTTCGGGGTCATAGTATCTGAAGCCGTATACAGTAACACCCGACGCGGTGTCGTAGCCGTGTCCCCGTTTTTCCCCGATGCAATCTGGGCTTGCGGGGCGGTCGGA
Proteins encoded in this region:
- a CDS encoding RHS repeat-associated core domain-containing protein; its protein translation is MVALNPAYAPEKTDERAKNRVGGFFFLAASRTGSDRPASPDCIGEKRGHGYDTASGVTVYGFRYYDPETGKWASRDPIGERGGLNLYGFVGNDGVSRWDVLGLYPVFSPWVTPVGVKLRDWNVAFALYYHWESWNGNAPFTRNDGVWGEYMKEYPDVRAAAQDLLSKEASNAWRGSKDSGPYNARKVIEIRRNKLLAATLNQVRFVVNGKFEVDRVECRVKLIGNSAAILDKFDPHEADHPNSDLADWFGRTLRRLGKSAPLPSTSKPNQDFHITIKWSVEDMEYSIDPDADGGDGVATGVGAINVWPWEKI